The Pogona vitticeps strain Pit_001003342236 chromosome 3, PviZW2.1, whole genome shotgun sequence genome includes a window with the following:
- the RBM11 gene encoding splicing regulator RBM11 yields the protein MAMAASGRAVDRTLFVGNLESRVREEILYELFLQAGPVTKVTICKDKDGKPKTFGFVCFKHTESVPYAIALLNGIRLYGRPIKVQYRFGSSHPPELSSPCQNMENDVQSPIYRNVEPYGGTASHASPFQINNNPHQSYSAFQNMMTCLLAQQCTPFSPIGQPFPYYQMTTPPPPQVPIFPLSPYLNPGQNSFECVYSELNNHSQYLVKEHAHKRKRLQETSDSDSSMENDRKKTKRK from the exons ATGGCCATGGCCGCCTCCGGCAGGGCGGTGGACCGGACCCTTTTCGTGGGGAACCTGGAGAGTCGCGTGCGCGAGGAGATCCTCTACGAGCTGTTCCTGCAG GCTGGACCAGTAACCAAAGTGACCATATGCAAGGACAAAGATGGAAAACCCAAGACTTTTGGATTTGTCTGCTTTAAACACACAGAGTCAGTGCCTTATGCTATAGCTTTGCTCAATGGGATTCGTTTATATGGAAGACCAATTAAAGTGCAATATCGGTTTG GGAGTTCTCATCCTCCTGAATTAAGCAGTCCTTGCCAAAACATGGAGAATGATGTACAGTCTCCAATATATAG GAATGTGGAGCCTTATGGTGGTACTGCATCACATGCTAGTCCTTTTCAGATAAATAACAATCCACATCAGAGTTATTCAGCCTTTCAAAACATG ATGACATGTCTTTTAGCCCAGCAGTGTACACCTTTTAGTCCGATTGGGCAGCCATTTCCTTACTATCAGATGacgacaccaccaccaccacaagttCCCATTTTTCCTCTATCGCCCTACCTGAATCCAGGACAAAACTCTTTTGAATGTGTCTACTCAGAACTGAATAACCATTCACAGTATCTAGTTAAGGAACATGCACATAAACGAAAAAGACTTCAGGAAACTAGTGACAGTGACAGTAGCATGgaaaatgacaggaaaaaaacaaagagaaaatga